The following coding sequences lie in one Deltaproteobacteria bacterium genomic window:
- a CDS encoding hydantoinase B/oxoprolinase family protein: MSVRRHDPDACVLDALVRPELGHGPLPHPPIGRLAAFSDDLLRGGRRHAVRAVLRDVGTRWHVDLRDSSPVCEGAPAIGIDDARLAVLLAFGDALGLPTPDARLAEWIELELDARTWVGTTTPAAGIARVFGIARVFDAVLGALALAWPDRSRAGSCSLGAIVVLDDGEGVDVVAGGRGADVHGIGASGWPGWLLPRRMLRCDEHVTARVNPRPDSGGGGARAGGDGQIARYHFHRDGAVLVALDRISNPPHGLDRAGPPSPAYAACIAPDGSSTPLAAWQRHVVHAGDIVEVATAGGAGHGFPGWGIEFDWEP; this comes from the coding sequence ATGAGCGTGCGACGACACGATCCCGACGCGTGCGTGCTCGATGCACTGGTGCGACCCGAGCTCGGCCACGGTCCGCTGCCGCACCCGCCGATCGGGCGGCTGGCGGCGTTCTCGGACGACCTGCTGCGTGGCGGCCGGCGCCACGCAGTGCGGGCGGTGCTGCGCGACGTCGGCACGCGTTGGCACGTCGACCTCCGCGACAGCTCGCCGGTCTGCGAGGGCGCGCCGGCGATCGGCATCGACGACGCACGCCTGGCCGTGTTGCTCGCGTTTGGCGATGCGCTGGGCCTGCCGACCCCCGATGCTCGCCTCGCCGAGTGGATCGAGCTCGAGCTCGACGCGCGCACGTGGGTCGGCACCACCACGCCGGCGGCCGGCATCGCCCGCGTGTTCGGCATTGCGCGGGTCTTCGACGCCGTGCTCGGTGCGCTCGCGCTGGCGTGGCCCGATCGCTCCCGCGCCGGCTCGTGCTCACTCGGAGCAATCGTCGTGCTCGACGACGGTGAGGGCGTCGACGTCGTCGCCGGTGGCCGCGGCGCGGACGTCCACGGCATCGGTGCGTCGGGGTGGCCGGGGTGGCTGCTGCCACGCCGCATGCTGCGTTGCGACGAGCACGTCACCGCCCGCGTGAACCCGCGGCCCGACAGTGGTGGCGGCGGCGCGCGGGCGGGCGGTGACGGCCAGATCGCGCGCTACCACTTCCACCGCGATGGCGCCGTGCTGGTGGCGCTCGACCGCATCTCGAACCCGCCCCACGGCCTCGACCGCGCGGGTCCGCCGAGCCCGGCCTACGCGGCATGCATCGCCCCCGACGGCAGCTCCACGCCGCTGGCTGCGTGGCAGCGACACGTCGTGCACGCCGGCGACATCGTCGAGGTCGCCACCGCCGGTGGTGCCGGTCACGGCTTCCCCGGCTGGGGCATCGAGTTCGACTGGGAACCATGA
- a CDS encoding FHA domain-containing protein — MQARLILVTGEGQREHVLVAFNTLGRHPDNTVQLLDRIVSKEHCRITRGPQGRYVLRDVGSLNGSFVNGERITEHTLQNGDEISLGNTVLRFEEDSASIAQPKHMTLFSDAVQSQVRSRVDASAHFLPAAQIENVEALRADYEKLRIAHELSQRLSVDTDLDELCRKIVEETFQLIRADRAVILLVDQETGELVPQYVKQKREDEKITLSSSILEEVKNNKRAVLSSDAMVDERFKAAKSIIMQGIRSTMCVPMLHADKLVGAMHMDSMLNTGAFTEKDLTLFQGIATQAAVAIENNRLALKIEREAETRAQFQRLLSPNLVEQIVAGALQLDQAGSKRDVTMLFADIRGFTSMSERHAPEEMVRTLNEYFEVMVDVLFNNGGTLDKYVGDEIIGLFGAPVERPDSPVLAVRCALEMQRALEEFNRMRVATGADPIQIGIGVNTGPVIAGAIGSSRTLQYTVIGDAVNVASRLCSTAGPGEVLISQSTYDLVRGQVAVEDRDPVMVKGKSKAIQIYRATGILESTVASASSPSRATQAMPPHRPQ; from the coding sequence ATGCAGGCACGGCTCATCTTGGTGACGGGCGAAGGTCAGCGCGAGCACGTGCTCGTGGCCTTCAACACGCTCGGACGCCATCCCGACAACACCGTGCAGCTGCTCGACCGCATCGTGTCGAAGGAGCACTGCCGCATCACCCGCGGGCCGCAAGGCCGCTATGTGCTGCGTGACGTCGGCAGCTTGAACGGCAGCTTCGTCAACGGCGAGCGGATCACCGAGCACACGCTCCAGAACGGCGACGAGATCTCGCTGGGCAACACCGTGCTGCGCTTCGAGGAGGACAGCGCTTCGATCGCCCAGCCCAAGCACATGACGCTGTTCTCCGACGCGGTGCAGAGCCAGGTCCGCAGCCGCGTCGACGCCAGCGCCCACTTCCTGCCCGCCGCGCAGATCGAGAACGTCGAGGCCCTGCGGGCCGACTACGAGAAGCTCCGCATCGCCCACGAGCTGTCGCAGCGCCTGTCGGTCGACACCGACCTCGACGAGCTGTGCCGGAAGATCGTCGAGGAGACCTTCCAGCTCATCCGTGCGGACCGAGCGGTCATCCTGCTGGTCGATCAGGAGACCGGCGAGCTGGTGCCGCAGTACGTCAAGCAGAAGCGTGAAGACGAGAAGATCACGCTCTCGAGCAGCATCCTCGAAGAGGTCAAGAACAACAAGCGGGCGGTGCTCTCGTCCGACGCGATGGTCGACGAGCGCTTCAAGGCCGCCAAGAGCATCATCATGCAGGGCATCCGCTCGACCATGTGCGTGCCGATGCTGCACGCCGACAAGCTGGTCGGCGCGATGCACATGGACTCGATGCTCAACACCGGCGCGTTCACCGAGAAGGACCTCACGCTGTTCCAGGGCATCGCGACCCAGGCCGCGGTCGCGATCGAGAACAACCGCCTGGCCCTCAAGATCGAGCGCGAGGCCGAGACGCGCGCTCAGTTCCAGCGCCTGCTGTCGCCGAACCTGGTCGAGCAGATCGTCGCCGGCGCGCTGCAGCTCGATCAAGCCGGGTCGAAGCGCGACGTCACGATGCTGTTCGCCGACATCCGCGGCTTCACCTCGATGAGCGAGCGCCACGCGCCCGAGGAGATGGTCCGGACCCTCAACGAGTACTTCGAGGTCATGGTCGACGTGCTGTTCAACAACGGCGGCACGCTCGACAAGTACGTCGGCGACGAGATCATCGGTTTGTTCGGCGCACCGGTCGAGCGCCCGGACTCGCCGGTACTCGCGGTCCGCTGCGCGCTCGAGATGCAGCGTGCGCTCGAGGAGTTCAACCGCATGCGTGTGGCCACAGGCGCCGACCCGATCCAGATCGGCATCGGCGTGAACACCGGCCCGGTCATCGCCGGCGCGATCGGCTCCTCGCGCACGCTGCAGTACACCGTCATCGGCGACGCAGTGAACGTCGCCTCGCGCCTGTGCAGCACCGCCGGGCCCGGCGAGGTGCTCATCAGCCAGTCGACCTACGATCTCGTGCGCGGCCAGGTCGCGGTCGAGGATCGCGACCCCGTGATGGTCAAGGGCAAGAGCAAGGCGATCCAGATCTATCGGGCGACCGGCATCCTCGAGAGCACGGTGGCGTCGGCATCGTCGCCCTCGCGCGCGACCCAGGCGATGCCGCCGCACCGCCCGCAGTAG
- a CDS encoding methyltransferase domain-containing protein: MAIERWVAGRTVVVAAPVDTAGALRLRDAGAHVIVVGALPTAAGLECRAGIPELPLAARSVDAVVCIEGFTGLAAGQRQRLLAEAKRVLRDDGLCVVWAPQSAAAELDFWALERELTVAFASVQMMAQMPWQGFSLAPVLDGDDFVPPIVVRESLLSAAPDASHYLALAGGEAAGVRIRELLECVLVPLGAVDVVASDDEDDAMRREAAELAATRAAEQLRAWEAEQLQQRELEQARVVERARSEAAQQLRAETTEQLRVRADELAEVRARLAELDQRMRHRGAELEVARAREVALQHSLDEARAWTESSANELAELRGKADAKIAELRAGLEHAKEQLRTRETDVAVLTRSVHELEQSSLRNGEHAEARARELEERARSLAEARARLEALQEERATLARQLEVVAVERDAARQLTARLENELEHLRRRAEVAEEHLGERSTEASRLAAETAMLRERADQQERALAHARTRADEAFASAVHSAEQGRVQAELAIDRDRLREEIARRTTALEKLEERLWGARDEAQRERIEVVKLGAELERVREQLERSRQVELARTADLERMAAELRRFEVERGDAIAAVHTRDDEIARLRRELDAMASRSDDMHKLRAELEHRARELVEVGGTLEQVRAREADLQKLLRRREQQLVDAGAELERMRTDLDQGAALTSGLQSELEVRMLELEQLAAGVSNLQQQVEALRLERNEADARAVDLQQQLEQLAAERELLRRHLREREQELADVASAQESNGAELFLLRRELETVAESNERLSTTLRQNAPLTDNALEARAKDWPDEALAEIMRLRTELAARGEAELQAARGEDAGSERVRVRQLQLELEIRAQEHEQVLAQLDAAEQRIWEMTDASDRNAARLAAGLAQLEKQREQFDDTLEELEITRGLLAAAQARNVEQERLLASERAKLARVGGDASLELDGVEALFADLDEADRTKDVAPILLPTKATLAQAAERRADAVPTAVADGGTPVGGHASSSSSSGSRPIELRSAPRVVVEPLEDDAWRDPESKEQ, encoded by the coding sequence GTGGCGATCGAACGCTGGGTCGCAGGTCGCACCGTGGTCGTCGCCGCGCCCGTCGACACCGCCGGTGCGTTGCGCCTGCGCGACGCGGGCGCGCACGTCATCGTGGTCGGCGCGCTGCCGACCGCTGCGGGGCTGGAGTGTCGCGCCGGCATCCCCGAGCTGCCGCTCGCGGCACGCAGCGTCGACGCAGTGGTGTGCATCGAAGGCTTCACGGGGCTCGCCGCCGGCCAGCGCCAGCGCCTGCTCGCCGAGGCCAAGCGGGTGCTCCGCGACGACGGCCTGTGCGTGGTGTGGGCGCCGCAGTCGGCCGCTGCCGAGCTGGATTTCTGGGCGCTCGAACGAGAGCTGACGGTGGCGTTCGCGTCGGTGCAGATGATGGCGCAGATGCCCTGGCAGGGCTTCAGCCTGGCGCCGGTGCTCGACGGCGACGACTTCGTGCCGCCGATCGTCGTACGCGAGTCGCTGTTGAGCGCGGCGCCCGACGCCAGCCACTACCTCGCGCTCGCGGGCGGCGAGGCGGCGGGCGTCCGCATCCGCGAGCTGCTCGAGTGCGTGTTGGTGCCGCTGGGTGCCGTCGACGTGGTCGCGAGCGACGACGAGGACGACGCGATGCGGCGCGAGGCGGCGGAGCTGGCGGCCACGCGCGCGGCCGAGCAGCTGCGGGCATGGGAGGCCGAGCAGCTGCAGCAACGCGAGCTCGAGCAAGCCCGCGTGGTCGAGCGTGCGCGCAGTGAGGCGGCGCAGCAGCTGCGCGCCGAGACCACCGAGCAACTGCGCGTGCGTGCCGATGAGCTCGCCGAGGTGCGTGCACGGCTGGCCGAGCTCGATCAGCGCATGCGCCATCGCGGCGCCGAGCTCGAGGTCGCGCGCGCGCGCGAGGTCGCGCTCCAGCACAGCCTCGACGAGGCGCGGGCGTGGACGGAGAGCTCGGCCAACGAGCTGGCCGAGCTGCGCGGCAAGGCCGATGCGAAGATCGCCGAGCTGCGTGCCGGGCTCGAGCACGCCAAGGAGCAGCTGCGCACCCGCGAGACCGACGTCGCCGTGCTGACGCGTTCGGTCCACGAACTCGAGCAGTCGTCGCTGCGCAACGGTGAGCATGCCGAGGCCCGCGCGCGTGAGCTCGAGGAGCGGGCCCGCTCGCTTGCCGAGGCGCGCGCACGGCTCGAGGCGCTGCAGGAGGAGCGGGCGACGCTCGCACGTCAGCTCGAGGTCGTCGCGGTCGAGCGCGACGCAGCGCGTCAGCTGACCGCGCGCCTCGAGAACGAGCTCGAGCACCTGCGTCGCCGCGCCGAGGTTGCCGAGGAGCACCTCGGCGAGCGCTCCACGGAGGCCTCGCGGTTGGCGGCCGAGACTGCGATGCTGCGCGAGCGCGCCGACCAGCAGGAGCGAGCACTCGCCCACGCGCGCACCCGCGCCGACGAGGCCTTCGCCAGCGCGGTGCACTCTGCGGAGCAAGGGCGTGTGCAGGCCGAGCTGGCGATCGATCGCGATCGTCTGCGCGAGGAGATCGCGCGCCGCACCACCGCCCTGGAGAAGCTCGAGGAGCGGCTGTGGGGCGCGCGCGACGAGGCCCAGCGGGAGCGCATCGAGGTCGTCAAGCTCGGCGCCGAGCTCGAGCGCGTGCGTGAGCAGCTCGAGCGATCGCGACAGGTCGAGCTGGCCCGCACTGCAGATCTCGAGCGCATGGCCGCGGAGCTGCGCCGCTTCGAGGTCGAGCGTGGCGATGCGATTGCCGCCGTGCACACTCGCGACGACGAGATCGCTCGTCTGCGGCGCGAGCTCGACGCGATGGCGTCGCGCTCCGACGACATGCACAAGCTTCGCGCGGAGCTCGAGCACCGCGCACGCGAGCTGGTCGAGGTCGGCGGCACGCTCGAGCAGGTGCGCGCCCGCGAGGCCGACCTGCAGAAGCTGCTGCGACGCCGAGAGCAGCAGCTGGTCGATGCCGGCGCCGAGCTCGAGCGCATGCGCACCGATCTCGATCAGGGCGCCGCGCTGACCAGCGGTCTGCAGAGCGAGCTCGAGGTACGCATGCTCGAGCTCGAGCAGCTCGCGGCCGGCGTCAGCAATCTGCAGCAGCAGGTCGAGGCGCTGCGACTCGAGCGCAACGAGGCCGATGCCCGCGCGGTCGACCTGCAGCAGCAGCTCGAGCAGCTCGCGGCCGAGCGCGAGCTGCTGCGACGACACCTGCGCGAGCGCGAGCAGGAACTCGCCGACGTCGCCTCGGCGCAGGAGTCGAACGGTGCCGAGCTGTTCTTGCTGCGGCGTGAGCTCGAGACCGTCGCCGAGTCGAACGAGCGCCTCAGCACGACACTACGTCAGAACGCACCGCTGACGGACAACGCGCTCGAGGCCCGCGCGAAGGACTGGCCCGACGAGGCACTCGCCGAGATCATGCGGCTCCGGACCGAGCTCGCCGCGCGGGGCGAGGCCGAGCTGCAAGCCGCCCGTGGTGAGGACGCGGGCAGCGAGCGCGTGCGCGTGCGGCAGCTGCAGCTCGAGCTCGAGATCCGCGCGCAGGAGCACGAGCAGGTGCTGGCCCAGCTCGACGCTGCCGAGCAGCGCATCTGGGAGATGACCGACGCCAGCGACCGCAACGCTGCGCGCCTTGCCGCGGGGCTCGCCCAGCTGGAGAAGCAGCGCGAGCAGTTCGACGACACCCTCGAGGAACTCGAGATCACCCGCGGGTTGCTCGCGGCGGCGCAGGCCCGCAACGTCGAGCAGGAGCGGTTGCTGGCCAGCGAGCGCGCCAAGCTGGCGCGAGTCGGTGGCGACGCGAGCCTGGAGCTCGACGGCGTCGAGGCGCTGTTCGCCGATCTCGACGAGGCCGATCGCACCAAGGACGTGGCGCCGATCCTGCTGCCGACCAAGGCCACGCTGGCCCAGGCTGCAGAGCGGCGCGCGGACGCGGTGCCGACCGCGGTCGCCGATGGCGGCACACCCGTCGGTGGTCACGCGAGCTCGAGCAGCAGCTCGGGCAGTCGGCCGATCGAGCTCCGCAGCGCACCGCGCGTGGTGGTCGAGCCGCTGGAGGACGACGCGTGGCGTGATCCCGAGTCGAAGGAGCAGTGA
- a CDS encoding peptidylprolyl isomerase produces MDGDDARAWLQRVVVPLAADRHDAVRRAAWLALAGHDDLREAFALAVPRRFDHGFAPEVEAAAAAAGAEAVAGLRVHTGAGVFEISFDGSPAPIARANLVALARAGYFDGLRFHRVVPGFVVQGGDPRGDGYGGPGWVVPCEWSELRYERGTVGIALAGKDTGGSQFFVTHTRQPHLDGRFPVVGRVREGMEVVDALLPQDVIERVEVIPAAVSSP; encoded by the coding sequence ATGGATGGCGATGACGCGCGCGCATGGTTGCAGCGGGTCGTGGTGCCGCTCGCCGCCGATCGCCACGACGCAGTGCGTCGCGCGGCGTGGCTCGCGTTGGCGGGGCACGACGACCTGCGTGAGGCGTTCGCCCTGGCGGTCCCGCGTCGCTTCGACCACGGCTTCGCGCCCGAGGTCGAAGCTGCGGCCGCGGCCGCCGGCGCGGAGGCGGTCGCAGGTCTGCGCGTGCACACCGGCGCCGGTGTGTTCGAGATCTCGTTCGACGGTTCACCGGCTCCGATCGCACGGGCCAACCTGGTGGCGCTCGCGCGCGCAGGCTACTTCGACGGCTTGCGATTCCACCGCGTCGTGCCCGGCTTCGTCGTGCAGGGCGGCGACCCCCGCGGCGACGGCTACGGCGGACCGGGCTGGGTGGTGCCGTGCGAGTGGTCCGAGCTTCGCTACGAGCGTGGCACCGTCGGCATCGCGCTCGCGGGCAAGGACACCGGCGGCTCGCAGTTCTTCGTCACGCACACGCGCCAGCCCCACCTCGACGGACGCTTCCCCGTGGTGGGTCGCGTGCGCGAGGGCATGGAGGTCGTCGATGCGCTCCTGCCCCAGGACGTGATCGAGCGCGTCGAGGTGATTCCCGCCGCGGTGTCGTCGCCGTGA
- a CDS encoding bifunctional hydroxymethylpyrimidine kinase/phosphomethylpyrimidine kinase, with protein sequence MSGSLWLIGGLDPTGGAGVGRDEATAIALAPALPRHVVITSYTEQGDGRPARGHAVAANRLREALANLDRPLAIKLGLLPASLVEIVDATLAEHAAPCVLDPVLRASDGGDMGASVEALRGLVRRVELVTPNGDEVLAMFGCAPAAVTTAMLRPWGDAAWLLKDCEPGPRVRDRLLDADGETSFVRPRVMGPDPRGTGCALATAIACGLAGGHSLVAACRDAIAWLDDARTRVTPGPDGRAHLA encoded by the coding sequence GTGAGCGGCTCGTTGTGGCTGATCGGCGGCCTCGATCCCACCGGCGGCGCCGGGGTCGGTCGCGACGAGGCCACTGCGATCGCGCTCGCACCGGCGCTACCGCGCCACGTGGTGATCACGTCGTACACCGAGCAGGGCGATGGACGTCCCGCGCGCGGGCACGCGGTCGCGGCGAACCGCCTGCGCGAAGCCCTGGCGAACCTCGATCGGCCGCTGGCGATCAAGCTCGGGTTGCTTCCGGCGTCGCTGGTCGAGATCGTCGACGCGACGCTGGCGGAGCACGCGGCCCCGTGCGTGCTCGACCCTGTGCTGCGTGCCAGCGACGGCGGCGACATGGGTGCGTCGGTCGAGGCGCTGCGGGGTTTGGTGCGGCGGGTCGAGCTGGTCACGCCGAACGGCGACGAGGTGCTCGCGATGTTCGGCTGCGCGCCCGCGGCGGTCACGACCGCGATGCTGCGTCCTTGGGGCGACGCGGCGTGGTTGCTCAAGGATTGCGAGCCGGGCCCGCGGGTGCGGGACCGATTGCTCGACGCGGATGGCGAGACCTCGTTCGTGCGGCCCCGGGTGATGGGCCCCGATCCCCGCGGCACCGGCTGCGCGCTCGCGACCGCCATCGCCTGCGGGCTCGCAGGCGGGCACTCGTTGGTGGCGGCGTGCCGCGATGCGATCGCCTGGCTCGACGACGCACGCACGCGCGTCACGCCCGGACCCGACGGTCGCGCTCACCTCGCTTGA
- a CDS encoding FAD-binding oxidoreductase encodes MNLVEQLAQVVGDAGLLQEPADLGTYGSDRCRGPWSASPSVVVLPGSVEQVREVVRVVAAAGGAIVPSGGRTGLCGGATATRGEVVVSLERMRRIDPVDVAARVVRCEAGATVEAVQLAAAAHELIYPVDFAAKGSAQIGGSIATNAGGVKVLRYGSTRAWVSGLEVVTANGDLLELGGALVKDNTGYDLRQLFIGAEGTLGIVVAATLRLTRPPAGVVVALVAVPDDASILRLYERVQRGITLQAFEYLEHGCLRHVMSHRGREHAGPFEAPSHAYVLVEAEHAEGESEAQLRERMIELFAAAAAAGEIEDAVVATTAAQARDLWSLREDVSESLHRHRPHKNDVALPLSALLAFLAAWRPLVAEHLPGAEALSFGHVGDGNLHLNVLPPLAQDHGAFMVACERYDDATYALVERHGGSISAEHGVGLLKREHLHHSRSPAELAMMRAIKRALDPTALFNPGKVLG; translated from the coding sequence GTGAACCTGGTCGAGCAACTCGCGCAGGTGGTCGGTGACGCTGGCCTCCTGCAGGAACCCGCCGACCTCGGCACCTACGGCAGCGACCGCTGCCGGGGACCGTGGTCGGCGTCGCCGTCCGTCGTCGTGCTCCCTGGCTCGGTGGAGCAGGTGCGTGAAGTCGTGCGCGTGGTCGCGGCGGCCGGCGGCGCGATCGTGCCCTCGGGTGGGCGCACGGGTCTGTGTGGTGGCGCCACGGCCACCCGCGGTGAAGTCGTGGTCTCGCTCGAACGGATGCGTCGCATCGATCCGGTCGACGTCGCGGCGAGGGTCGTGCGCTGCGAGGCCGGTGCGACCGTCGAGGCGGTGCAGCTGGCAGCGGCCGCGCACGAGCTGATCTATCCCGTCGATTTCGCGGCCAAGGGCAGCGCGCAGATCGGCGGGAGCATCGCGACCAATGCCGGCGGTGTGAAGGTGCTGCGCTACGGCTCCACGCGTGCGTGGGTCAGTGGGCTCGAGGTCGTGACCGCGAACGGCGATCTCCTCGAGCTGGGTGGCGCGCTGGTGAAGGACAACACCGGCTACGATCTGCGGCAGCTCTTCATCGGTGCCGAGGGCACGCTCGGGATCGTCGTCGCCGCGACGCTCCGACTGACGCGTCCGCCCGCGGGCGTGGTGGTCGCGTTGGTGGCGGTGCCCGATGACGCATCGATCTTGCGGCTGTACGAGCGGGTGCAGCGAGGCATCACGTTGCAGGCCTTCGAGTACCTCGAGCACGGCTGCCTTCGGCACGTGATGTCCCATCGCGGACGCGAGCACGCCGGACCCTTCGAAGCGCCGAGCCATGCCTACGTGCTCGTCGAGGCCGAGCATGCCGAGGGTGAGTCGGAGGCCCAGCTGCGCGAGCGCATGATCGAGCTGTTCGCGGCTGCCGCCGCGGCCGGCGAGATCGAAGACGCGGTGGTCGCGACCACTGCGGCGCAGGCGCGGGATCTATGGTCGCTGCGCGAAGACGTGAGCGAGTCGTTGCATCGCCATCGTCCGCACAAGAACGACGTGGCGCTTCCGCTCTCGGCGCTGTTGGCGTTCCTCGCGGCGTGGCGTCCGCTGGTCGCGGAGCACCTACCCGGTGCGGAGGCGCTGTCGTTCGGCCACGTCGGCGACGGCAACCTCCATCTCAACGTGCTGCCTCCGCTCGCGCAGGACCACGGCGCGTTCATGGTCGCGTGCGAACGCTACGACGACGCGACCTACGCGCTGGTCGAGCGCCACGGTGGCAGCATCTCCGCCGAGCACGGCGTCGGACTGCTCAAGCGCGAACATCTGCACCACAGTCGCTCACCGGCGGAGCTCGCGATGATGCGCGCGATCAAACGGGCGCTCGATCCGACCGCGCTCTTCAACCCGGGTAAGGTCCTCGGTTGA
- a CDS encoding acylneuraminate cytidylyltransferase, translating into MTTVALIPARGGSKGIPRKNLVAIGGRPLLVHSIAHARATAGIDRVFVSTDDDEIADVATSAGAQIIRRPAELGSDTASTESAIEHALASMRADGLVPDRVVLLQATSPFRSPGQLDAALQRFDREGCDSMLSVVRFCGFVWRDDGHGAAPCTYEPGARPRRQDIRGITLETGSFYVFTRAIFEATGARLGGRIATFEVPEADAIDIDEPADLERARAEALRRGFGADVDLAAITWLWLDVDGTMTDGAMYYGEQGDELKRFDTRDGAGIAAFKRAGGRVAIVTGEQSTAAGRRAEKLQVDHVVLGCQDKGAAFGEFCRRFRVAPEQVLAMGDDLGDLPLVGRVGVFVAPRDAHAQVRACADWITQRDGGHGAVREVTDRLVHARASLRRAA; encoded by the coding sequence ATGACGACGGTCGCGCTCATCCCCGCCCGCGGCGGCAGCAAGGGCATCCCGCGCAAGAACCTGGTCGCGATCGGCGGCCGGCCGCTGCTGGTCCACAGCATTGCCCATGCACGCGCGACCGCGGGCATCGATCGCGTGTTTGTCAGCACCGACGACGACGAGATCGCCGACGTTGCGACCTCGGCCGGCGCGCAGATCATCCGCCGTCCGGCGGAGCTGGGCAGCGACACCGCGTCGACCGAGTCCGCCATCGAGCACGCGCTTGCGAGCATGCGCGCCGACGGGCTCGTGCCCGATCGCGTGGTGTTGCTGCAGGCGACCTCGCCGTTTCGCAGCCCCGGTCAGCTCGACGCCGCGCTGCAGCGGTTCGACCGCGAGGGCTGCGACAGCATGCTGTCGGTGGTGCGCTTCTGCGGCTTCGTATGGCGCGATGACGGCCACGGCGCGGCGCCGTGCACCTACGAGCCGGGCGCGCGGCCGCGGCGACAGGACATCCGCGGCATCACGCTCGAGACCGGCTCGTTCTACGTGTTCACCCGCGCGATCTTCGAGGCCACGGGGGCGCGGCTGGGCGGTCGCATCGCGACCTTCGAGGTGCCCGAGGCCGATGCGATCGACATCGACGAGCCGGCCGACCTCGAGCGCGCCCGCGCCGAGGCGCTGCGGCGGGGGTTCGGTGCCGATGTCGACCTCGCGGCCATCACGTGGCTGTGGCTCGATGTCGACGGCACCATGACCGACGGCGCGATGTACTACGGCGAGCAGGGCGACGAGCTGAAGCGCTTCGACACCCGCGATGGTGCCGGCATCGCGGCGTTCAAGCGCGCCGGCGGCCGCGTCGCGATCGTCACCGGCGAGCAGAGCACGGCCGCGGGGCGCCGCGCCGAGAAGCTGCAGGTCGATCACGTCGTGCTCGGCTGCCAGGACAAGGGCGCCGCGTTCGGCGAGTTCTGCCGCCGCTTCCGCGTGGCGCCGGAGCAGGTGCTCGCGATGGGCGACGACCTCGGCGACTTGCCACTGGTCGGGCGAGTCGGCGTGTTCGTGGCGCCACGCGATGCGCACGCCCAGGTGCGCGCGTGCGCCGACTGGATCACGCAACGCGATGGCGGCCACGGGGCCGTGCGCGAGGTGACCGATCGCCTGGTGCACGCGCGCGCGAGCCTGCGGCGCGCGGCCTGA
- the trxB gene encoding thioredoxin-disulfide reductase, with translation MSDTRHSKILILGAGPAGYTAALYAARADLQPLMLAGPEPGGQLTTTTEVENFPGYPKGVTGPEMMDQLREQAERFGTEIIYDLANEVDVSQRPFRVVGDSGVYTADALVIATGASAKYLGLPSEQRLRNKGVTACATCDGAFFRNQDVAVIGGGDTAMEEAQYLTRMCRSVHLIHRRDSFRASKVMQRRVLENPKITVHYNRNVKEVLGSDGVSGLLLEDTTGGPDETLAVTGMFLAIGHEPNSKPFVGKLDMDEAGYIKIDRPGSTYTSVHGVFVCGDVADKVYRQAVTAAGTGCMAAIDAERWLAEQ, from the coding sequence ATGAGCGACACGCGGCACTCCAAGATCCTGATCCTCGGCGCCGGCCCGGCCGGCTACACCGCGGCGCTCTACGCCGCGCGTGCAGATCTCCAGCCGCTGATGCTCGCGGGTCCCGAGCCGGGTGGACAGCTGACCACGACCACCGAGGTCGAGAACTTCCCCGGCTATCCCAAGGGCGTCACCGGCCCCGAGATGATGGACCAGCTGCGCGAGCAGGCCGAGCGCTTCGGCACCGAGATCATCTACGACCTCGCCAACGAGGTCGACGTGTCGCAGCGCCCGTTCCGCGTGGTCGGCGACAGCGGCGTGTACACCGCCGACGCGCTCGTCATCGCCACCGGCGCAAGCGCGAAGTATCTGGGGCTGCCCAGCGAGCAGCGGCTTCGCAACAAGGGCGTGACCGCCTGCGCGACCTGTGACGGCGCGTTCTTCCGCAACCAGGACGTCGCCGTGATCGGCGGTGGCGACACTGCGATGGAGGAGGCGCAGTACCTCACGCGCATGTGCCGTTCGGTGCACCTGATCCACCGCCGCGACAGCTTCCGCGCGAGCAAGGTCATGCAGCGCCGCGTGCTCGAGAACCCGAAGATCACGGTTCACTACAACCGCAACGTGAAGGAGGTCCTCGGCAGCGACGGCGTCAGCGGCCTGCTGCTCGAGGACACCACCGGCGGGCCCGACGAGACGCTCGCGGTCACCGGCATGTTCCTCGCCATCGGCCACGAGCCCAACAGCAAGCCCTTCGTCGGCAAGCTCGACATGGACGAGGCCGGCTACATCAAGATCGACAGGCCCGGCAGCACGTACACCAGCGTGCACGGCGTGTTCGTCTGCGGTGACGTGGCCGACAAGGTCTACCGCCAGGCCGTGACCGCCGCGGGCACCGGCTGCATGGCAGCGATCGACGCCGAGCGTTGGCTCGCCGAGCAGTGA